The Kaistia defluvii genome has a segment encoding these proteins:
- a CDS encoding isopenicillin N synthase family dioxygenase: MDTIDPTASQEGVAAVSYKDPAAPALFTDSLHRTGFGVVRDHPIPQALVEEVYAEWLDFFNGDAKHAYAFDKAKHDGFFSSAVSETAKGNTKRDLKEFFHVFPWGRYPAEVSDAARRYYALASEFAGELLSWVEAHTPPEVSAKFSMPLAKMIEDSPATLLRILRYPPLTGEEEPGAVRAAAHEDINLLTVLPASNERGLQLRTATGEWADVPSDFGTLVINVGDMLQEASGGFYKSTTHRVVNPSGDGARRSRVSIPLFLQPRPDVVLSERYTAESYMDERLRQLGVK, translated from the coding sequence ATGGATACGATCGACCCGACGGCCAGCCAGGAGGGCGTCGCCGCTGTCTCCTACAAGGATCCCGCCGCGCCGGCTCTGTTTACCGATTCGCTGCACCGCACCGGCTTTGGCGTCGTTCGCGACCATCCGATTCCGCAGGCCCTCGTCGAGGAGGTCTATGCCGAATGGCTCGACTTCTTTAACGGCGACGCCAAGCACGCCTATGCCTTCGACAAGGCCAAGCATGACGGCTTCTTTTCCTCGGCGGTTTCGGAAACGGCCAAGGGCAATACCAAGCGCGACCTCAAGGAATTTTTCCACGTCTTCCCCTGGGGGCGCTATCCGGCCGAGGTCTCGGATGCGGCGCGACGCTATTATGCGCTGGCCAGCGAATTCGCCGGCGAGCTGCTCTCCTGGGTCGAGGCGCATACGCCGCCGGAAGTCAGCGCCAAATTCTCCATGCCACTTGCCAAGATGATCGAGGACAGTCCGGCGACCCTGCTGCGCATCCTGCGCTATCCGCCGCTGACCGGCGAGGAAGAGCCCGGCGCCGTGCGGGCGGCGGCGCATGAGGACATCAACCTGCTGACCGTGCTGCCGGCGTCGAACGAACGCGGCCTGCAGTTACGGACCGCGACCGGCGAATGGGCCGACGTGCCGTCCGATTTCGGCACGCTGGTGATCAATGTCGGCGACATGCTGCAGGAGGCTTCCGGCGGCTTCTACAAATCGACGACGCACCGCGTGGTGAACCCCTCCGGCGACGGCGCCCGCCGCTCGCGCGTCTCGATTCCGCTGTTTTTGCAGCCGCGCCCGGACGTGGTGCTGTCGGAGCGCTACACGGCCGAATCCTACATGGACGAGCGCCTGCGCCAGCTCGGCGTCAAATAG
- a CDS encoding LacI family DNA-binding transcriptional regulator → MSTIKDVAALAGVSIATVSHYMNKTKAVSEATAERIGKAIADLDYSKDSMAAWFKTAQVPVIFLAAPHADTSFFDDVSAAIEARFERHDLSVLRVQIATLEKMRRGGALASLLQRAAGVVVLGHSDEWIEDEATLAAQLPCVMLNWDRLAEFREQGLVEHLDLGAEMALTYLAERGHRDIGLMTGPSLPRAQGLLAGSRKAAARLGLNLDPRWMVETGYDFPDARDRARAMLEKSPRPTAVFTYGTQFGFGVLQAAYQLGINVPGDLSVLSYIDCKQTEQCAPRLTTVSPSIPQIATHVVARILTLMTDPEASDVTSLDVELTERDSVRAI, encoded by the coding sequence ATGAGCACGATCAAGGATGTAGCGGCGCTGGCGGGCGTATCGATCGCCACGGTCTCGCACTACATGAACAAGACCAAGGCGGTCAGCGAAGCGACGGCGGAGCGCATCGGCAAGGCGATCGCCGATCTCGACTACAGCAAGGATTCGATGGCCGCTTGGTTCAAGACGGCCCAGGTCCCGGTCATCTTCCTGGCGGCGCCGCACGCCGATACCTCGTTTTTCGACGACGTTTCGGCGGCGATCGAGGCGCGTTTCGAGCGGCACGATCTGAGCGTGTTGCGGGTGCAGATCGCGACGCTGGAAAAGATGCGGCGCGGCGGCGCCCTGGCCTCGCTGCTGCAGCGCGCGGCCGGCGTCGTCGTGCTCGGCCATTCCGATGAATGGATCGAGGACGAGGCGACGCTGGCGGCGCAATTGCCCTGCGTGATGCTGAACTGGGACCGATTGGCCGAGTTTCGCGAGCAGGGCCTGGTCGAGCATCTCGACCTCGGCGCCGAGATGGCGCTGACCTATCTGGCCGAGCGCGGCCACCGCGACATCGGCCTGATGACCGGCCCGAGCCTGCCGCGCGCGCAGGGATTGCTGGCCGGTTCGCGCAAGGCCGCCGCACGCCTCGGCCTCAATCTCGACCCGCGCTGGATGGTCGAGACGGGCTATGATTTTCCCGATGCGCGCGACCGGGCGCGGGCGATGCTGGAGAAATCGCCCCGGCCGACGGCCGTCTTCACCTATGGCACACAGTTTGGTTTCGGCGTGCTGCAGGCCGCCTACCAGCTCGGCATCAACGTGCCCGGCGATCTCTCGGTGCTGAGCTATATCGACTGCAAGCAGACGGAGCAGTGCGCACCGCGCCTCACCACCGTATCGCCCTCGATTCCGCAGATCGCCACCCATGTCGTGGCGCGGATTCTCACCCTGATGACCGATCCCGAGGCGAGCGACGTCACCTCGCTCGACGTCGAGCTGACCGAGCGCGACAGCGTGCGCGCGATCTGA
- a CDS encoding BMP family ABC transporter substrate-binding protein codes for MAHITRRGLSTLLLASVATATLGLAASTGAALADGPKKVVFLVNGNLGDKSFFDLGAAGMKQIKAKYGDAVETKVIEMGTDQTKWLPTFEDVSEQGFDLIVSSTFEIADILSEVAPNHPDQTYVLVDGVMPYEKGGYDNVYSVVFKQNEGSYLAGILAAGLLKDGTIPADQGTSIGFLGGMDIPVINDFLTGYVEGAKSVNPDIKVAISYAGSFNDAAKGKELALAQYRTGTAIGFNVAGLTGLGQLAAAKDVGKWALGVNSDQEAIFKESDPAMAAKVATSMVKNIDVSILRTYDLFLEGKLPVGKVEAIGLAENAVGLVETGNMKTLASDDLKKQIETARAGIIDGSIKVTSAFGLETDKLNALRDSVRP; via the coding sequence ATGGCGCATATCACCCGCAGGGGCCTTTCCACCCTTCTTCTCGCCTCCGTCGCGACCGCGACGCTCGGCCTCGCCGCCTCGACCGGGGCTGCCCTGGCCGATGGCCCGAAGAAGGTGGTCTTCCTCGTCAACGGCAATCTCGGCGACAAGTCCTTCTTCGATCTCGGCGCCGCCGGCATGAAGCAGATCAAGGCGAAATACGGTGACGCGGTCGAGACCAAGGTCATCGAGATGGGCACCGACCAGACCAAGTGGCTGCCGACCTTCGAGGACGTCTCGGAGCAGGGTTTTGACCTGATCGTCTCGTCGACCTTCGAGATCGCCGACATCCTGAGCGAGGTCGCGCCGAACCATCCCGACCAGACTTATGTGCTCGTCGATGGCGTCATGCCCTATGAGAAGGGCGGCTATGACAACGTCTATTCCGTCGTCTTCAAGCAGAATGAGGGCTCCTACCTCGCCGGCATCCTCGCCGCCGGCCTGCTGAAGGACGGCACCATTCCCGCCGACCAGGGCACGTCGATCGGCTTCCTCGGCGGCATGGACATCCCCGTCATCAACGATTTCCTCACCGGCTATGTCGAAGGCGCGAAGTCGGTCAATCCGGACATCAAGGTGGCGATCTCCTATGCCGGCTCGTTCAACGACGCCGCCAAGGGCAAGGAACTGGCACTGGCGCAGTACCGCACCGGCACGGCGATCGGCTTCAACGTCGCCGGCTTGACCGGCCTCGGCCAGCTCGCCGCCGCCAAGGATGTCGGCAAATGGGCGCTCGGCGTCAATTCCGACCAGGAAGCGATCTTCAAGGAGAGCGACCCGGCCATGGCCGCCAAGGTGGCGACCTCGATGGTCAAGAACATCGACGTCTCGATCCTGCGCACCTACGACCTGTTCCTGGAAGGAAAGCTGCCGGTCGGCAAGGTGGAAGCCATTGGCCTGGCGGAAAATGCCGTCGGCCTGGTCGAGACCGGCAACATGAAGACGCTCGCCTCGGACGATCTGAAGAAGCAGATCGAGACGGCCCGCGCCGGCATCATCGACGGTTCGATCAAGGTCACCTCGGCCTTCGGCCTGGAGACGGACAAGCTCAACGCGCTGCGCGACAGCGTTCGCCCCTGA
- a CDS encoding ABC transporter ATP-binding protein: MTDRPLIAFAGISKTYGNGTLALDDVSFAIRPGVIHAVCGENGAGKSTLMKILFGLEQPSSGSIQLDGEAVAIASPRVAAERGIGMVHQHFSLVPSLSVAENIVLGQEPRRGAFLDRVAARRRVEELSRRYNLAVDPDATVRTLSVAAQQKVEILKALSRDVRVLILDEPTAVLTPPETEELFDRLRDMRAAGLTILFISHKLREVRALASHVTVLRAGKLVGDAPLAAIDDEAIARLVMGQAAGPALKRGGRSSGAPRVVVTGVHLKARDANDRVEGIDLTVHAGEILGVAGVDGSGQRGLVSLLTGRAQPTTGAITYEGKPSAGLGTAALRRLGLAHLPADRFQDGGSKRMTLVENAMAGAHRLAAFSTGPFLKRRAMETRTEEMIARYKVRCPGPNAPLSALSGGNAQKLIAAREFATEPHFMIADQPTRGIDVAAAAFLHERLAELAAKGGAVLLITADLDELLTLSDRIVILYAGRIVARLENEPGLTPERLGPYMLGLESAA, from the coding sequence ATGACCGATCGGCCCCTTATCGCCTTTGCCGGCATCTCCAAGACCTATGGCAACGGCACCCTCGCGCTCGACGACGTGTCGTTCGCGATCCGGCCCGGCGTCATCCATGCCGTCTGCGGCGAAAATGGCGCCGGCAAATCGACCCTGATGAAGATCCTGTTCGGCCTCGAGCAGCCCTCATCGGGTTCGATTCAGCTGGATGGCGAGGCGGTGGCGATCGCCTCGCCCCGCGTCGCCGCCGAAAGGGGCATCGGCATGGTTCACCAGCATTTCTCGCTGGTGCCCTCGCTCTCCGTCGCCGAGAACATCGTTCTGGGCCAAGAGCCGCGCCGGGGTGCGTTTCTCGACCGGGTGGCCGCACGCCGCCGGGTCGAGGAATTGTCCCGGCGCTACAATCTCGCCGTCGACCCGGACGCGACGGTACGCACGCTCTCCGTCGCCGCGCAGCAGAAGGTCGAAATCCTCAAGGCGCTGTCGCGTGACGTCCGCGTGCTGATCCTCGACGAGCCGACGGCCGTGCTGACCCCGCCCGAGACCGAGGAATTGTTCGACCGGCTGCGCGACATGCGCGCCGCGGGCCTCACCATCCTCTTCATCTCGCACAAGCTGCGCGAGGTCCGCGCCTTAGCCAGCCATGTCACCGTGCTGCGCGCGGGAAAGCTTGTCGGCGACGCGCCGCTGGCCGCCATCGACGACGAGGCGATCGCCCGGCTCGTCATGGGCCAGGCGGCAGGCCCGGCGCTGAAGCGCGGCGGCCGGTCCTCCGGCGCGCCACGCGTCGTCGTCACCGGCGTTCATCTGAAGGCCCGCGACGCCAATGACCGCGTGGAGGGCATCGACCTGACCGTGCATGCCGGCGAAATCCTCGGGGTCGCCGGCGTCGATGGCAGCGGCCAGCGCGGCCTCGTCTCGCTGCTGACCGGCCGCGCCCAGCCGACGACCGGCGCCATCACCTATGAGGGCAAGCCGTCCGCCGGCCTCGGCACGGCGGCGTTGCGCCGGCTTGGCCTCGCCCACCTGCCGGCCGACCGGTTCCAGGATGGTGGCTCGAAGCGCATGACGCTGGTCGAGAACGCCATGGCCGGCGCCCACCGCCTTGCCGCCTTTTCGACCGGCCCTTTCCTGAAGCGCCGCGCGATGGAGACGCGGACGGAGGAGATGATCGCGCGCTACAAGGTGCGCTGCCCGGGCCCGAACGCGCCGCTCTCTGCGCTTTCTGGCGGCAATGCGCAGAAGCTGATCGCGGCACGCGAATTCGCCACCGAGCCGCATTTCATGATCGCCGACCAGCCGACGCGCGGCATCGACGTCGCCGCCGCCGCCTTCCTGCATGAGCGGCTCGCCGAGCTCGCGGCCAAGGGCGGCGCGGTACTGCTGATCACCGCCGATCTCGACGAACTGCTGACCCTCTCCGACCGCATCGTCATCCTCTATGCCGGCCGTATCGTCGCCCGGCTGGAGAACGAACCCGGCCTGACGCCGGAACGGCTCGGCCCCTACATGCTCGGGCTGGAGAGCGCCGCATGA
- a CDS encoding ABC transporter permease, with amino-acid sequence MIRSAFASFVITAILLVLVVGIVLVPIAMSLPDPLAVLDTFVFGPFRNPRHTGNIIEMATPAMMCGLAVAVMFRAGMFNLGVEGAFFLGGLATVATVLLVPLPAFAMAPVGILVGAVVGSSVCAVPGYLRARYDASELVSSLMLNFAALFIGLFVVNYFLRDPAAGAMVSFKIPAEAKLPKLITGTRIHLGTLIALAACGLGAVYLFMTRAGFEARIVGSNPSFAAHLGLPIRSILLRSQVIGGLIAAGAGGIEMLGLYQRFSWQSLPGNGWTGVVVAILARDNPILLIPAALFLSYLQVGGDLIARNFDVPSEAVGLIQALVLIVVTAQAIMRNPRLIRLVAGKKPAASPAQETKAVEGSVA; translated from the coding sequence ATGATCCGCTCCGCTTTTGCGTCCTTCGTCATCACCGCCATCCTGCTGGTTCTAGTCGTCGGCATCGTGCTCGTGCCGATCGCCATGAGCCTTCCCGATCCGCTCGCCGTGCTCGATACCTTCGTGTTCGGCCCGTTCCGCAATCCGCGCCATACGGGCAACATCATCGAGATGGCGACGCCGGCGATGATGTGCGGGCTCGCCGTCGCCGTGATGTTCCGGGCCGGCATGTTCAATCTCGGCGTCGAAGGCGCGTTCTTCCTCGGCGGCCTCGCCACGGTCGCCACCGTGCTGCTGGTGCCGCTGCCCGCCTTCGCCATGGCGCCGGTCGGCATTCTCGTCGGCGCCGTCGTCGGGTCCAGCGTCTGCGCCGTGCCGGGCTATCTGCGCGCGCGCTATGACGCGTCCGAACTGGTCTCGTCGCTGATGTTGAACTTCGCCGCCCTGTTCATCGGCCTGTTCGTCGTCAACTACTTCCTGCGCGATCCCGCCGCCGGCGCCATGGTGTCGTTCAAGATCCCGGCCGAGGCCAAGCTGCCGAAGCTCATCACCGGCACACGCATCCATCTCGGCACGCTGATCGCGCTCGCCGCCTGTGGCCTCGGCGCCGTGTACCTGTTCATGACGCGGGCCGGCTTCGAGGCGCGCATCGTCGGCTCCAATCCGAGCTTCGCCGCCCATCTCGGCCTGCCGATCCGCTCGATCCTGCTGCGTTCGCAGGTGATCGGCGGCCTGATCGCCGCCGGCGCAGGGGGCATCGAGATGCTCGGCCTCTACCAGCGCTTCTCCTGGCAGTCGCTGCCCGGCAATGGCTGGACCGGCGTCGTCGTGGCGATCCTCGCCCGCGACAACCCGATCCTGCTGATCCCGGCCGCGCTGTTCCTCTCCTACCTGCAGGTCGGCGGCGACCTGATCGCCCGCAATTTCGACGTGCCGAGCGAGGCGGTCGGGTTGATCCAGGCGCTGGTCCTGATCGTCGTCACCGCCCAGGCGATCATGCGCAACCCACGCCTGATCCGCCTCGTCGCGGGCAAGAAGCCGGCCGCCAGCCCGGCCCAGGAAACCAAGGCCGTCGAGGGAAGCGTCGCATGA
- a CDS encoding ABC transporter permease yields MTDFDLASLITFIPAILRVTTPILLAALGVLISERAGVLNIGVEGMMLTGAFAGVVVSAATGSASLGFLAALIAGGLLGALLSFAVHVLKSDLILSGIALNMAAAAGTTLLLFMLTGDKGMSGSLSSKVLPHLTIPVIAGIPVLGTLLSGHHILTYAAFLAVPGVGLFLMRTPMGLRLRAVGENPESAAIAGINVRRVQIGALVTSGVFAGAAGAFLSMGYVSWFSQNMSAGRGFIALAAEVMGHGSASGTMFASLLLGLAEAASIALQGAGLPSELMQTVPYLVPVIALVVHARRRQRQLARA; encoded by the coding sequence ATGACCGATTTCGATCTCGCTTCCCTCATCACCTTCATCCCGGCCATCCTGCGCGTCACCACGCCGATCCTGCTCGCAGCCCTTGGCGTGCTGATCTCCGAGCGCGCCGGCGTGCTCAATATCGGCGTCGAGGGCATGATGCTCACCGGCGCCTTTGCCGGCGTCGTGGTCAGCGCCGCGACCGGCAGCGCGTCGCTCGGCTTCCTCGCCGCGCTGATAGCCGGCGGGCTGCTCGGCGCCCTTCTCTCCTTCGCCGTGCATGTGCTGAAATCCGACCTGATCCTGTCCGGCATCGCCCTCAACATGGCGGCCGCCGCTGGCACGACGCTGCTGCTCTTCATGCTGACGGGCGACAAGGGGATGTCGGGCTCGCTGTCGAGCAAGGTGCTGCCCCATCTCACCATCCCCGTCATCGCCGGCATTCCGGTGCTCGGCACGCTGCTATCCGGCCATCACATTTTGACCTATGCCGCCTTCCTGGCGGTGCCGGGCGTCGGCCTGTTCCTGATGCGCACGCCGATGGGTCTCCGGCTGCGCGCGGTCGGCGAAAATCCGGAATCGGCGGCCATTGCCGGCATCAATGTCCGCCGCGTGCAGATCGGCGCGCTGGTCACGTCCGGCGTCTTCGCCGGCGCGGCCGGCGCGTTCCTGTCGATGGGCTATGTCAGCTGGTTCTCGCAGAACATGAGCGCCGGCCGCGGCTTCATCGCACTCGCCGCTGAGGTGATGGGCCATGGCAGCGCGTCGGGCACGATGTTCGCCTCGCTGCTGCTCGGCCTCGCCGAGGCGGCGTCGATCGCGCTGCAGGGCGCCGGCCTGCCCAGCGAGCTGATGCAGACCGTGCCCTATCTTGTCCCCGTCATCGCCCTCGTCGTCCACGCCCGCCGCCGCCAGCGCCAGCTGGCGCGGGCGTGA
- a CDS encoding nucleoside hydrolase, with protein MNKTKVIFDTDPGVDDAMALLFLHHAPEIELVGITTTLGNGTIETTTRNALYLAERFGIDVPVAQGPATPLVGPAGEPPHYVHGHNALGDIPLPDTIAKTVDPRPAHRLIIDLVRESPGEIAIVAVGRMTNLALALREDPEIAGLVKQVVIMGGAFGFHGNHGNVTPAAEANIIGDPLAADEVTGGSWPITMVGLDVTQRTQLTTEYLEALARDGGEAGQFIWDITRFYVAFHHAAGVPNMFVHDSSAVAYLIDPTLFTTRSGAIRVITEGMAIGQTIQKPDGYAFPPGDWDNRPSHKICTEVDAERFKALYRQTILRGA; from the coding sequence ATGAACAAGACCAAGGTCATCTTCGACACCGATCCCGGCGTCGACGACGCCATGGCGCTGCTCTTCCTGCACCACGCGCCGGAAATCGAGCTGGTCGGCATCACGACGACGCTGGGCAACGGCACGATCGAGACGACCACCCGCAACGCGCTCTACCTGGCCGAGCGCTTCGGCATCGACGTTCCGGTCGCGCAGGGCCCGGCCACACCGCTGGTCGGCCCGGCCGGCGAGCCGCCGCATTACGTCCATGGCCATAACGCGCTGGGCGATATCCCGCTGCCCGATACCATCGCCAAGACGGTCGACCCGCGCCCGGCGCACCGGCTGATCATCGACCTCGTGCGGGAAAGCCCGGGCGAGATCGCCATCGTCGCGGTCGGCCGCATGACCAATCTGGCTCTGGCGCTGCGCGAGGACCCGGAGATCGCCGGCCTCGTGAAACAGGTCGTCATCATGGGCGGCGCCTTCGGCTTCCATGGCAACCACGGCAATGTCACGCCGGCAGCCGAGGCCAACATCATCGGCGATCCGCTCGCCGCCGACGAGGTGACGGGCGGCAGCTGGCCGATCACCATGGTCGGACTCGACGTCACCCAGCGCACGCAGCTCACGACCGAATATCTGGAAGCGCTGGCACGCGACGGCGGCGAAGCCGGCCAGTTCATCTGGGACATCACCCGCTTCTATGTCGCCTTCCACCACGCGGCCGGCGTGCCGAACATGTTCGTGCACGATTCCTCCGCCGTGGCCTATCTGATCGATCCCACCCTGTTCACGACGCGAAGCGGCGCGATCCGGGTCATCACCGAGGGCATGGCGATCGGCCAGACCATCCAGAAGCCGGATGGCTACGCCTTCCCGCCCGGCGACTGGGACAACCGGCCTTCGCACAAGATCTGCACCGAGGTCGATGCCGAGCGCTTCAAGGCGTTGTACCGCCAGACGATTCTCCGCGGGGCATAG
- a CDS encoding bifunctional DedA family/phosphatase PAP2 family protein — MNDWLQSFIDLVAQHPHWAGLLVFVTAMAESIAVIGMFVPGTAILIAIGAVVGLGDLPLWPVLLWATLGAIAGDGVSYWLGHRYKERIRATWPLRERPELFDKGEAFFHRFGAMSVAIGRFVPGVRAIIPVVAGVVGMKPLRFYVVNILSALVWAPAHILPGAGMGLALGVLGSIAGRLVALVVGALILAGLAIWALHLAIRWIAPSLARRYRHFVVGCKRRGTWLDRAVVYVLDPDDPGTSTLIVMGIAAIALARAFVGLAEDVFMREPITRMDAAISTLVQGWRTPAFDKAMIAITSVGDGVVITAVLAAAALWILSHGKRKLAGGLVVTLALAALSVPLLKSVLLIPRPIDLYSGADAFSFPSGHATSTAALYASIAWLATHHAALRWKIVGFGLAGLLIAAVAASRVYLAAHWPSDVLAGLMLGSALAAIYALVFRRTDIRAMQPWRFAAVVVVALAVAGGVRIYLHFPTALEAYRPRMPETTLVEANWLDGGWSTLPAQRWELDGSEGGALPLQADVDVVALRAALVGAGWQEAPSGDAVAMARFLSPDATLAQLPPLPLTHVGRFAALTLVRPLGPDSRLVLRFWPTTNLAVDDAARHPIHLGAVTRETIRHPLRLVTLLHDEEVPPAEQLAAVGELAGIDAQPHSLGDRRVVLLTLPAPVAPMPRGESSGGTTP; from the coding sequence ATGAACGATTGGCTGCAGTCCTTCATCGACCTGGTTGCCCAGCACCCGCATTGGGCGGGCCTGCTCGTCTTCGTTACCGCCATGGCCGAATCGATCGCGGTCATCGGCATGTTCGTGCCAGGAACGGCGATCCTGATCGCCATCGGGGCGGTGGTCGGCCTGGGGGATCTGCCGCTTTGGCCGGTCCTGCTCTGGGCGACGCTCGGCGCGATCGCCGGCGATGGCGTCTCCTACTGGCTTGGCCATCGCTACAAGGAGCGGATCCGCGCCACCTGGCCGCTCCGCGAGCGACCCGAGCTGTTCGACAAGGGCGAGGCGTTCTTTCATCGCTTCGGCGCGATGAGCGTGGCGATCGGCCGGTTCGTGCCCGGCGTTCGCGCCATCATTCCGGTGGTGGCCGGAGTCGTCGGCATGAAGCCTCTGCGCTTCTATGTCGTCAATATTCTCTCGGCCCTTGTCTGGGCGCCGGCCCATATCCTGCCCGGCGCCGGCATGGGACTGGCGCTCGGCGTGCTCGGGTCGATCGCCGGACGGCTGGTCGCCCTCGTCGTCGGCGCGCTGATTCTGGCGGGCCTCGCCATCTGGGCGCTCCATCTCGCCATACGCTGGATCGCCCCCAGCCTCGCGCGGCGCTATCGCCATTTCGTCGTCGGCTGCAAGCGGCGCGGCACATGGCTCGACCGCGCCGTCGTCTATGTCCTCGATCCCGACGATCCCGGCACCTCGACGCTGATCGTCATGGGCATCGCTGCGATCGCGCTGGCGCGTGCCTTTGTCGGTCTCGCCGAAGACGTCTTCATGCGCGAGCCGATCACCCGCATGGATGCCGCGATCTCGACGCTGGTACAGGGCTGGCGCACGCCGGCGTTCGACAAGGCGATGATCGCCATCACCAGCGTCGGCGACGGCGTCGTCATCACCGCCGTGCTGGCCGCGGCCGCGCTCTGGATCCTGTCGCATGGCAAGCGAAAGCTGGCCGGCGGGCTGGTCGTGACCCTGGCGCTGGCGGCGCTGTCGGTCCCGCTCCTGAAAAGCGTGCTGCTCATTCCCCGGCCGATCGATCTCTATTCCGGGGCCGATGCCTTCAGCTTCCCGAGCGGCCACGCCACGTCCACCGCCGCGCTTTATGCCTCGATCGCCTGGCTGGCGACGCATCATGCAGCCCTGCGCTGGAAGATCGTCGGCTTCGGGCTGGCCGGGCTGCTGATCGCGGCGGTCGCCGCCTCGCGCGTCTATCTCGCCGCGCACTGGCCATCCGATGTGCTGGCCGGCCTAATGCTGGGATCGGCGCTGGCGGCGATCTACGCGCTGGTGTTCCGCCGCACCGATATCCGCGCCATGCAGCCCTGGCGGTTCGCCGCCGTCGTCGTGGTGGCGCTCGCCGTTGCGGGCGGCGTGCGGATCTACCTGCATTTCCCGACCGCGCTCGAGGCCTACCGGCCGCGCATGCCCGAAACGACCTTGGTCGAGGCCAACTGGCTCGACGGCGGCTGGAGCACGCTTCCGGCGCAGCGCTGGGAGCTGGACGGCTCCGAGGGCGGCGCGCTGCCGCTGCAGGCCGATGTCGATGTCGTGGCGTTGCGTGCCGCGCTGGTCGGCGCCGGCTGGCAGGAAGCCCCCTCGGGGGATGCCGTCGCCATGGCGCGGTTCCTGTCGCCGGATGCGACGCTGGCGCAATTGCCGCCCTTGCCGCTCACCCATGTCGGCCGCTTCGCGGCACTGACTTTGGTGCGCCCGCTCGGCCCCGACAGCCGGCTGGTGCTGCGCTTCTGGCCAACGACGAATCTCGCCGTCGATGACGCGGCCCGGCACCCAATCCATCTCGGCGCGGTGACGCGGGAGACGATCCGCCACCCGCTGCGCCTCGTCACGTTGCTGCATGACGAGGAAGTTCCGCCCGCGGAGCAGCTGGCTGCCGTGGGCGAGCTTGCCGGCATCGACGCCCAGCCGCACAGCCTCGGCGACCGGCGGGTCGTGCTCCTGACCCTGCCGGCGCCGGTCGCGCCTATGCCCCGCGGAGAATCGTCTGGCGGTACAACGCCTTGA
- the rnk gene encoding nucleoside diphosphate kinase regulator — MTTRSASRAKPRITILAADHERLSTLARAATHTVPDVAAVLTEELDRARIVADGKRAHPFVRMGHEVEFRDDTAGTVRKVTLVYPEDADIGQGRISVLTPIGAALIGVGVGESISWETRNGDIKRLTVLQIGNTEAAA, encoded by the coding sequence ATGACCACCCGCAGCGCCAGCCGCGCGAAGCCCCGGATCACCATCCTCGCTGCCGATCACGAGCGGCTTTCGACGCTCGCCCGCGCGGCCACGCACACGGTTCCCGATGTCGCGGCGGTACTGACGGAGGAACTCGACCGTGCGCGGATCGTCGCCGATGGCAAGCGGGCCCATCCCTTCGTGCGAATGGGCCATGAGGTCGAGTTCCGCGACGATACGGCCGGTACCGTGCGCAAGGTGACGCTGGTCTATCCGGAAGACGCCGATATCGGCCAGGGCCGCATCTCCGTTCTGACCCCGATCGGCGCGGCGCTGATCGGCGTCGGCGTCGGTGAATCGATCAGCTGGGAAACCCGCAATGGCGACATCAAACGCCTGACCGTCCTCCAGATCGGCAACACCGAGGCTGCCGCCTGA